One Solanum pennellii chromosome 9, SPENNV200 DNA segment encodes these proteins:
- the LOC107030434 gene encoding probable metal-nicotianamine transporter YSL7, with translation MIRQCRVQMVRNGDEEDQERGGVTRGESREYAFKDEYVPPWQKQITWRSMVTGLILSIVFNFIVCKLNLTTGVIPSLNVAAGLLGFAGVRSWTVAIDKFGLLKQPFTRQENTVIQTCVVASSGIAFSSGTASYMLGMSPYIAEQSGAGNTPNNTKKLSVSWMFPYLFVVSFAGLFSIVALRKLMIMKYKLTYPSGTATAYLINCFHTPKGAKLAKKQVSSLFKSLGFSFVFAAVQWLVARDEGCGFGSLHTFGAQAYAKRFYFDFSSTYIGVGMLCPYMVNISLLIGAIVSWVIMWPMIEAKKGIWYSADLSATSLHGIQGYRVFIAIAMMLGDGIYHFAYMLVVTILSFTRRKNPRKEDEEEDDDNKIQNEYFLKDQIPNWAAALGYACIVVVSIIVIPIIFPSLKWYMVLVAYLIAPILAFCNSYGAGLTDWSLASNYGKIAILTFSYWVGLENGGVIAGLASCGLMMCIVDTASGLMGDFKTGYLTLSSPRSMFFSQLIGTAMGCIITPLVFSIFNTAYTLGDPNGPYPAPYALMYRGIALLGVEGFDSLPTHCLILSVWLFVAAILINLVTQALKKCETKYRIYRFVPSPMCMAIPFYLGGYFAIDMCLGSLILFCWQMYNKQKAKDFGSAVASGLICGDSLWGIPASILALAGVKAPFCMKF, from the coding sequence ATGATTCGTCAATGTAGGGTTCAAATGGTGAGAAATGGAGATGAGGAGGATCAAGAGAGGGGAGGAGTTACGCGAGGGGAATCAAGAGAGTATGCATTCAAGGACGAATATGTGCCTCCGTGGCAGAAACAGATAACGTGGAGATCAATGGTGACCGGACTGATCTTGAGCATTGTCTTCAACTTCATCGTTTGCAAACTCAATCTCACAACTGGTGTTATCCCTTCTCTCAATGTAGCAGCTGGACTGTTAGGGTTCGCGGGGGTTAGATCATGGACTGTTGCTATTGACAAGTTTGGATTGTTGAAGCAGCCTTTTACTAGGCAGGAAAATACTGTTATACAGACGTGTGTCGTTGCTTCTTCTGGCATTGCATTTAGCAGCGGAACAGCAAGTTATATGTTGGGAATGAGTCCGTATATAGCAGAACAATCAGGGGCAGGAAATACCCCGAATAATACTAAGAAACTTTCTGTTAGTTGGATGTTTCCTTATCTATTTGTGGTTAGTTTCGCGGGGCTTTTCTCCATTGTGGCATTGAGAAAGTTGATGATAATGAAGTATAAGTTAACATATCCTAGTGGAACTGCAACTGCATATCTTATCAACTGTTTTCACACTCCAAAAGGAGCTAAGCTCGCGAAGAAACAAGTGAGTTCATTGTTCAAATCGCTTGGGTTCAGCTTTGTATTCGCGGCTGTTCAGTGGTTAGTTGCACGGGATGAAGGGTGTGGATTTGGTAGCTTGCATACATTTGGTGCTCAAGCTTATGCTAAAAGGTTCTATTTTGATTTTTCGTCTACGTATATTGGAGTTGGTATGCTTTGCCCTTACATGGTCAATATATCATTGCTAATTGGTGCTATAGTATCATGGGTTATAATGTGGCCAATGATTGAAGCAAAGAAAGGGATATGGTACTCTGCTGATTTATCCGCGACAAGTCTTCATGGTATTCAAGGATACAGAGTATTTATCGCCATTGCCATGATGCTTGGTGATGGTATTTACCATTTTGCCTACATGTTGGTGGTTACAATCTTAAGTTTCACGAGGAGGAAGAATCCTCggaaagaagatgaagaagaggatGATGACAATAAGATACAGAACGAGTACTTCTTGAAAGACCAGATTCCTAACTGGGCAGCAGCTCTGGGATACGCTTGTATTGTAGTTGTATCTATCATTGTGATACCGATTATCTTCCCCTCACTCAAATGGTATATGGTTTTGGTTGCATATTTGATCGCTCCTATTTTGGCCTTCTGCAATTCTTATGGAGCTGGTCTTACTGACTGGTCCCTTGCCTCAAATTACGGAAAAATTGCAATCCTCACGTTTAGTTATTGGGTTGGTTTGGAGAACGGTGGTGTGATTGCTGGGCTCGCTTCATGTGGTTTGATGATGTGCATAGTAGACACAGCTTCTGGTTTGATGGGAGATTTCAAAACTGGTTACTTAACCCTTTCATCTCCGCGTTCCATGTTCTTTAGCCAACTCATTGGAACTGCTATGGGTTGCATCATAACCCCTCTAGTCTTCTCAATTTTCAACACTGCCTATACCTTAGGTGATCCAAACGGTCCATACCCTGCACCATATGCTCTCATGTATCGTGGGATCGCCTTACTTGGAGTCGAAGGTTTTGATAGTCTACCCACTCATTGCCTCATCCTCTCTGTTTGGTTGTTTGTAGCTGCAATACTCATCAACCTAGTCACTCAGGCGCTGAAGAAATGTGAGACCAAGTATAGAATTTATCGATTCGTTCCTAGTCCAATGTGTATGGCTATACCATTTTACCTTGGAGGGTACTTTGCCATTGACATGTGTTTAGGTTCATTGATCCTTTTCTGTTGGCAAATGTATAACAAACAGAAGGCAAAAGATTTTGGATCTGCAGTGGCTTCTGGTTTAATATGTGGCGACTCCCTGTGGGGAATTCCAGCATCTATTCTTGCTCTAGCTGGTGTCAAAGCTCCATTTTGCATGAAATTTTAG